The following are encoded together in the Oreochromis niloticus isolate F11D_XX linkage group LG12, O_niloticus_UMD_NMBU, whole genome shotgun sequence genome:
- the slc14a2 gene encoding urea transporter 2 isoform X1, whose translation MPGLNCTKEVQKITSSSSSDVLSSSVSATTCTELQPLMAHPDLPSQNGNSQEDVQEDRVQPGGATALQKARARFLKGVSYFSGDMEVFGKWMEKQFFLLRLLDWVLRGAAQVMFVNNPLSGLVIFAGLILQNYWWALNGFVGTLFATISALLLQQNRGAIAAGLYGYNGILVGLLMAVFSNAGDWYWWLLLPNIFMSMMCPIVSSALASINSRWDLPVFTLPFNILVCLHMVATGHYNNYFPQVLIQPRSELPNITWAELDVAKLFMSVPVGIGQVYGCDNPWTGGIFIISLFISSPITCAHAVLGSAVGMVSGLALAAPFGDIYFGLWGYNCVLACIAIGGMFYALTWQVHLLAITCAFFCAYLGSAIANIMSRFGLPACTWPFCLSALTFLLLTTGTERIFKLPLAKVTYPEKNLRFFWKLKKQEKTEKAEKERKERDEQQRAVEEEVILNEKEQLKVELERMEQGKTENEAQEVKSDSTEVEVPQTAEGPGEERNTENDLIEVTLTDYV comes from the exons GAACTCCCAGGAGGACGTGCAAGAGGACCGAGTGCAACCTGGAGGAGCAACAGCCCTGCAGAAAGCCAGGGCCCGCTTCCTCAAAGGAGTGTCCTACTTCTCTGGAGACATGGAGGTGTTTGGAAAATGGATGGAAA AGCAGTTCTTCCTGCTGCGGCTGCTGGATTGGGTCTTGCGCGGCGCGGCCCAGGTGATGTTTGTCAACAACCCCCTGAGTGGTCTCGTCATTTTTGCCGGCCTCATCCTGCAGAACTACTGGTGGGCCCTAAATGGCTTTGTGGGCACACTCTTTGCAACCATTTCCGCTCTCCTACTGCAACAGAACag GGGTGCAATAGCTGCAGGGCTGTACGGCTACAACGGGATCCTGGTGGGTCTCCTGATGGCCGTGTTCTCTAACGCAGGAGACTGGTACTGGTGGCTTCTTCTGCCGAACATCTTTATGTCCATGATGTG CCCCATTGTGTCCAGCGCCCTGGCATCCATCAACAGTCGTTGGGATCTTCCTGTTTTCACCCTGCCCTTTAACATCCTGGTGTGTCTCCACATGGTCGCCACCGGccactacaacaactacttCCCCCAAGTCCTCATTCAGCCACGCTCGGAGCTGCCCAACATCACGTGGGCTGAACTTGACGTAGCAAAG CTCTTCATGTCAGTGCCAGTAGGAATAGGCCAGGTCTATGGCTGTGACAACCCTTGGACTGGAGGCATCTTCATCATCTCCCTCTTTATCTCCTCCCCCATCACCTGTGCTCATGCTGTCCTGGGATCTGCAGTGGGAATGGTTTCAG GTCTGGCCCTGGCGGCTCCGTTTGGAGACATTTACTTTGGCCTCTGGGGGTACAACTGTGTGTTAGCCTGCATCGCCATTGGAGGAATGTTTTATGCTCTCACCTGGCAAGTGCATCTGCTTGCTATCACATGTG CTTTTTTCTGTGCATACCTTGGCTCAGCCATCGCCAACATCATGTCCAGG TTTGGTCTACCAGCCTGCACCTGGCCTTTCTGCCTGTCTGCCCTGACTTTCCTTCTCTTAACCACGGGGACCGAAAGGATCTTTAAGCTGCCACTGGCCAAAGTGACGTACCCTGAGAAAAACCTGAGATTCTTCtggaagctgaagaagcagGAAAAGACGGAGAAGGCTGAAaaagagaggaaagagagagacgAGCAGCAGAGAGCTGTTGAGGAAGAAGTGATACTAAATGAGAAAGAGCAACTTAAGGTAGAGCTAGAAAGAATGGAGCAagggaaaacagaaaatgaggcTCAAGAGGTTAAAAGTGACTCGACAGAAGTTGAAGTACCTCAGACAGCCGAGGGTCCCGGAGAGGAAAGAAACACGGAAAATGATTTGATCGAGGTCACGCTCACTGATTATGTTTAA
- the slc14a2 gene encoding urea transporter 2 isoform X2 — protein sequence MPGLNCTKELQPLMAHPDLPSQNGNSQEDVQEDRVQPGGATALQKARARFLKGVSYFSGDMEVFGKWMEKQFFLLRLLDWVLRGAAQVMFVNNPLSGLVIFAGLILQNYWWALNGFVGTLFATISALLLQQNRGAIAAGLYGYNGILVGLLMAVFSNAGDWYWWLLLPNIFMSMMCPIVSSALASINSRWDLPVFTLPFNILVCLHMVATGHYNNYFPQVLIQPRSELPNITWAELDVAKLFMSVPVGIGQVYGCDNPWTGGIFIISLFISSPITCAHAVLGSAVGMVSGLALAAPFGDIYFGLWGYNCVLACIAIGGMFYALTWQVHLLAITCAFFCAYLGSAIANIMSRFGLPACTWPFCLSALTFLLLTTGTERIFKLPLAKVTYPEKNLRFFWKLKKQEKTEKAEKERKERDEQQRAVEEEVILNEKEQLKVELERMEQGKTENEAQEVKSDSTEVEVPQTAEGPGEERNTENDLIEVTLTDYV from the exons GAACTCCCAGGAGGACGTGCAAGAGGACCGAGTGCAACCTGGAGGAGCAACAGCCCTGCAGAAAGCCAGGGCCCGCTTCCTCAAAGGAGTGTCCTACTTCTCTGGAGACATGGAGGTGTTTGGAAAATGGATGGAAA AGCAGTTCTTCCTGCTGCGGCTGCTGGATTGGGTCTTGCGCGGCGCGGCCCAGGTGATGTTTGTCAACAACCCCCTGAGTGGTCTCGTCATTTTTGCCGGCCTCATCCTGCAGAACTACTGGTGGGCCCTAAATGGCTTTGTGGGCACACTCTTTGCAACCATTTCCGCTCTCCTACTGCAACAGAACag GGGTGCAATAGCTGCAGGGCTGTACGGCTACAACGGGATCCTGGTGGGTCTCCTGATGGCCGTGTTCTCTAACGCAGGAGACTGGTACTGGTGGCTTCTTCTGCCGAACATCTTTATGTCCATGATGTG CCCCATTGTGTCCAGCGCCCTGGCATCCATCAACAGTCGTTGGGATCTTCCTGTTTTCACCCTGCCCTTTAACATCCTGGTGTGTCTCCACATGGTCGCCACCGGccactacaacaactacttCCCCCAAGTCCTCATTCAGCCACGCTCGGAGCTGCCCAACATCACGTGGGCTGAACTTGACGTAGCAAAG CTCTTCATGTCAGTGCCAGTAGGAATAGGCCAGGTCTATGGCTGTGACAACCCTTGGACTGGAGGCATCTTCATCATCTCCCTCTTTATCTCCTCCCCCATCACCTGTGCTCATGCTGTCCTGGGATCTGCAGTGGGAATGGTTTCAG GTCTGGCCCTGGCGGCTCCGTTTGGAGACATTTACTTTGGCCTCTGGGGGTACAACTGTGTGTTAGCCTGCATCGCCATTGGAGGAATGTTTTATGCTCTCACCTGGCAAGTGCATCTGCTTGCTATCACATGTG CTTTTTTCTGTGCATACCTTGGCTCAGCCATCGCCAACATCATGTCCAGG TTTGGTCTACCAGCCTGCACCTGGCCTTTCTGCCTGTCTGCCCTGACTTTCCTTCTCTTAACCACGGGGACCGAAAGGATCTTTAAGCTGCCACTGGCCAAAGTGACGTACCCTGAGAAAAACCTGAGATTCTTCtggaagctgaagaagcagGAAAAGACGGAGAAGGCTGAAaaagagaggaaagagagagacgAGCAGCAGAGAGCTGTTGAGGAAGAAGTGATACTAAATGAGAAAGAGCAACTTAAGGTAGAGCTAGAAAGAATGGAGCAagggaaaacagaaaatgaggcTCAAGAGGTTAAAAGTGACTCGACAGAAGTTGAAGTACCTCAGACAGCCGAGGGTCCCGGAGAGGAAAGAAACACGGAAAATGATTTGATCGAGGTCACGCTCACTGATTATGTTTAA